From Enterococcus wangshanyuanii, the proteins below share one genomic window:
- a CDS encoding MutS-related protein, whose amino-acid sequence MEMQLIVVGFIVLVILLIGLIELINRIKLKKLVKNKWGTFFTSRFFDKEESLKKAWQQSKEYRTFDSEIDDITWYDLDGYTIFEQVNATYSSIGSEALYQRLRNFDFSKDRHDRLEVLISYYKKNSEIREKIQYLFACLGKKDNNHVESYLSETREQELPYTKIYLFLGLLPLVGLAMLILLPSTLSIVLLLGSVLFNVIYYQIKKETLERELACMGYLVQTIACAKKIAKIETPFQEEIKRTLTPLASMTKFGVAFRMKSNSEAELLFDYLSMIFMLPFISYNFVLEKLADHEEQAKELWRLLGELEVAAAVLNFRLLMPDTSQPVFSEDICVRGTEVYHPLLQTPVPNQVEWAKNTLVTGSNASGKSTYVKSVAISCLLSLTIHTALAKTFRLPFGHVLTSMAVEDDIFEGDSYFVAEIKSVKRVLDLVETNVPCFCFIDEILKGTNTIERIAASSSMVHWLKDYPSLAFIATHDIELTEVLRESCANVHFEEQVTGKNGVTFDYLLKEGPARTRNAIRLLEVLNYPETVIATAKKEANYFDQHHAWKILER is encoded by the coding sequence ATGGAAATGCAGTTGATAGTGGTAGGGTTTATCGTGCTGGTCATTTTATTGATTGGGTTGATCGAGCTGATCAATCGAATAAAACTAAAAAAATTGGTAAAAAATAAGTGGGGAACCTTTTTCACTAGTCGTTTTTTCGATAAGGAAGAAAGCTTAAAGAAAGCTTGGCAACAATCGAAGGAATATCGGACATTTGATAGCGAGATCGATGATATTACTTGGTATGATTTGGACGGTTATACTATTTTTGAACAAGTCAACGCAACATACTCTAGTATTGGTTCAGAAGCCTTGTATCAGCGTTTAAGAAATTTCGATTTTTCCAAAGATCGTCATGATCGTCTAGAAGTCTTGATTTCTTATTATAAAAAGAATTCTGAAATTAGAGAAAAAATACAGTATCTATTTGCTTGTCTTGGGAAAAAAGATAATAATCATGTTGAAAGTTATTTGAGTGAAACAAGAGAGCAAGAGTTACCTTATACTAAAATTTATCTATTTTTAGGATTATTACCACTGGTTGGATTGGCAATGCTCATCTTATTGCCGAGTACCTTGTCGATTGTCCTTCTTTTGGGTTCAGTTCTTTTCAATGTTATTTACTATCAAATAAAAAAGGAAACATTGGAGCGAGAATTAGCTTGTATGGGTTACTTAGTTCAAACGATTGCTTGTGCTAAGAAGATAGCTAAGATTGAAACCCCATTTCAAGAGGAAATAAAAAGAACGCTCACGCCATTAGCATCGATGACAAAGTTTGGAGTTGCTTTTCGAATGAAGTCAAATAGCGAAGCAGAGTTGCTATTTGACTATTTATCGATGATTTTTATGTTGCCGTTTATTTCTTATAACTTTGTTTTGGAGAAATTAGCGGATCATGAAGAACAGGCAAAAGAATTATGGCGTTTATTAGGAGAATTAGAAGTGGCAGCAGCTGTATTGAATTTTCGACTGCTTATGCCTGACACCAGTCAACCTGTTTTTAGTGAAGACATTTGTGTACGTGGAACAGAGGTCTATCATCCTTTGTTGCAAACGCCTGTACCAAATCAAGTTGAATGGGCTAAAAATACGCTTGTGACAGGCTCTAATGCCTCAGGTAAGTCAACATATGTCAAAAGCGTTGCAATCAGTTGTCTCCTATCTTTAACGATTCATACAGCACTAGCAAAGACCTTTCGCTTGCCCTTTGGCCATGTTTTAACCTCGATGGCGGTAGAAGATGATATTTTTGAAGGAGATAGTTACTTTGTAGCGGAGATCAAATCTGTCAAGCGTGTACTGGATCTGGTTGAAACAAATGTACCCTGTTTTTGTTTTATCGATGAAATACTAAAAGGAACGAATACCATTGAGCGTATCGCAGCTTCATCAAGTATGGTGCACTGGTTGAAAGATTATCCTTCTCTAGCATTCATTGCTACTCATGATATTGAGCTGACTGAAGTTTTGAGAGAGTCCTGTGCCAACGTTCATTTTGAAGAACAAGTAACTGGGAAAAATGGCGTAACGTTTGATTATCTATTGAAAGAGGGACCTGCGCGGACGAGGAATGCGATTCGATTATTAGAAGTACTGAATTACCCCGAAACTGTAATAGCTACTGCAAAAAAAGAAGCCAATTATTTTGACCAACATCACGCATGGAAAATACTTGAACGTTGA
- the lepB gene encoding signal peptidase I has protein sequence MNKLKRRIRRLKKQLKQRMNQEKKTANNRRKHNDNKLREQSKPRKKRPQPKSRMEPKKEAVDPKIRQSDSAERVTPPKKRKKRKLTKEEIEKRRKKKRKENIIEIIKFMLPVVLVAVLVFFFILNTSPHMVDGDSMKPTLMDKDRVIVRRTKIPERYEIITFKPPVKSEFQYVKRVIGMPGDLVWTEGNDLFINHQAETLPKESEMSAASELPDGTIKVNISDESLEQMSQLNKIPTGHYFVLGDNRNNSSDSRAFGLVDGKAIEGVVSFRFAPFSTIGWIK, from the coding sequence ATGAATAAATTAAAAAGACGCATTCGTCGACTGAAAAAACAATTAAAACAAAGAATGAATCAAGAGAAAAAAACAGCGAATAATCGCCGTAAGCACAATGACAATAAATTAAGAGAACAATCTAAACCAAGAAAGAAGCGTCCACAGCCAAAGTCAAGAATGGAACCAAAAAAAGAAGCTGTAGACCCTAAAATAAGACAAAGTGATTCCGCTGAAAGAGTCACACCGCCGAAAAAAAGAAAAAAACGTAAATTAACAAAAGAAGAAATTGAAAAAAGAAGAAAGAAAAAAAGAAAAGAGAATATAATTGAAATCATTAAATTTATGCTGCCTGTCGTACTTGTGGCAGTACTTGTATTCTTTTTTATATTGAATACATCCCCGCATATGGTGGATGGTGATTCAATGAAACCAACCTTGATGGATAAAGATCGAGTGATCGTTCGTCGGACCAAAATCCCAGAAAGATATGAGATCATTACCTTCAAACCACCTGTAAAAAGTGAATTTCAATATGTCAAACGAGTAATTGGAATGCCAGGAGATTTAGTTTGGACAGAAGGCAATGACTTATTTATCAATCATCAGGCAGAGACCTTACCAAAAGAATCTGAAATGTCTGCTGCCAGCGAATTGCCAGATGGAACGATCAAAGTCAATATTTCAGATGAAAGTTTGGAACAAATGTCTCAATTAAACAAAATTCCAACAGGTCACTATTTTGTTTTAGGAGATAATCGAAACAATTCTAGCGATAGTCGAGCTTTTGGTCTAGTTGACGGAAAAGCTATCGAAGGAGTCGTTTCTTTCAGATTTGCGCCATTTAGTACTATTGGCTGGATAAAATAA
- a CDS encoding FAD-dependent oxidoreductase — protein sequence MKVVIIGASHGGLQAALTLKRLDSSTEVLLIEKRTEISFISSGIILKMNDMVDELDQVRYLTLEELEEKGIDVLLNTAVTALDPERKAVIFESQDGQKSELGYDKLILATGSNQFSTNLTLPSEDKVTMYKSYPSSVNALANLEKAQSISIVGGGYIGVELCDALKDQGKEIHLIESADSILFRYLGKEIASIIEKKIIDSGINLHLNESVLGFSDTDKELFVTHTTNKEIRNNYVIVAVNARPDTTLVKEFLDLNTNGTVRVNEQMQTSDPDIYAIGDVTSYPVRNSYRKSFIPLVNNVVRSAIVAAMNVLGQTINFNMTQRTTATKIFGCYIATTGLTADEAIFEGIEAESIFVTLPCQMPYLKVQEEVHVNLVIEKSTHKLIGGQLMSEKDITQSINTLSLAIDKETTLEELVTMDFYFNPAINQPLGFISQAAYEFLIKKYGV from the coding sequence GTGAAAGTAGTAATTATTGGAGCTTCCCATGGGGGACTTCAGGCAGCATTAACGTTAAAAAGACTAGATTCCAGTACTGAAGTTCTTTTAATAGAAAAAAGAACTGAGATTAGTTTTATTTCAAGTGGCATTATTTTAAAAATGAATGACATGGTCGATGAACTGGATCAAGTCAGATATCTTACTTTGGAAGAATTAGAAGAAAAAGGGATCGATGTTTTACTTAATACAGCTGTGACAGCGCTCGATCCTGAAAGAAAGGCAGTTATTTTCGAAAGTCAGGATGGACAAAAAAGTGAATTGGGCTACGATAAATTGATTCTAGCGACAGGCTCAAATCAGTTTTCGACAAACCTAACATTGCCTAGTGAGGATAAAGTCACTATGTATAAAAGTTATCCAAGTTCAGTGAATGCATTAGCAAACTTAGAAAAGGCACAATCTATCTCGATCGTAGGTGGAGGATACATTGGTGTAGAGCTATGTGATGCGTTAAAAGATCAAGGCAAAGAGATTCATTTAATCGAGAGTGCAGATTCTATCCTTTTTCGTTATCTTGGAAAAGAAATTGCCTCTATAATCGAAAAAAAGATCATCGATTCAGGTATAAATTTACATTTAAATGAAAGTGTTCTTGGTTTTTCTGATACAGATAAAGAGTTGTTCGTGACACATACAACAAATAAAGAAATTCGCAATAACTATGTGATCGTTGCAGTAAATGCCCGTCCAGATACAACGTTGGTCAAAGAATTTTTGGATTTAAATACAAACGGTACAGTACGAGTAAACGAGCAGATGCAGACCAGTGATCCGGATATTTATGCGATTGGGGATGTTACTTCTTATCCAGTTCGGAATAGTTACCGCAAATCATTTATTCCATTGGTGAATAATGTTGTGAGAAGTGCGATCGTCGCTGCAATGAATGTGTTAGGTCAAACGATCAACTTCAATATGACACAAAGAACAACTGCTACGAAAATCTTCGGGTGCTACATTGCTACTACTGGCTTGACAGCAGATGAAGCGATTTTTGAAGGGATCGAAGCGGAAAGCATTTTTGTGACATTGCCTTGTCAGATGCCTTATCTTAAAGTACAAGAAGAGGTTCACGTGAATTTAGTCATTGAGAAAAGTACGCATAAGTTGATTGGAGGGCAATTAATGTCTGAAAAAGACATTACACAGTCGATCAATACACTATCTTTAGCAATCGATAAAGAAACGACATTGGAAGAATTAGTCACTATGGATTTTTATTTCAATCCCGCGATCAATCAACCGCTAGGATTTATTAGTCAGGCGGCGTATGAATTTTTAATCAAAAAATATGGCGTTTAA
- a CDS encoding type II toxin-antitoxin system PemK/MazF family toxin: MVKRGDIYFADLSPVVGSEQGGVRPVLVIQNNLGNHFSPTIIVAAITAKMAKPKLPTHIGINSEETGIERDSVILLEQIRTIDKIRLKEKVCHLGIEVMNSVDRALGVSVGIHEEELEENLGTYH; encoded by the coding sequence ATGGTCAAAAGGGGTGACATATATTTTGCAGACTTATCCCCTGTCGTAGGATCAGAACAAGGGGGAGTACGTCCAGTACTAGTCATACAAAATAATTTAGGCAATCATTTTAGTCCGACCATCATAGTTGCGGCAATCACAGCAAAGATGGCGAAGCCAAAATTACCAACACATATAGGGATCAATTCAGAAGAAACTGGGATTGAAAGAGATTCTGTAATCTTATTAGAGCAAATACGAACAATCGATAAAATACGTTTAAAAGAAAAAGTTTGCCATTTAGGCATTGAGGTCATGAATTCTGTCGATCGCGCACTAGGAGTTAGTGTCGGAATTCATGAAGAGGAACTAGAGGAAAATCTTGGTACATATCACTGA
- a CDS encoding LysM peptidoglycan-binding domain-containing protein: MKKHSTKNYRLLLVFSALLFSTAIYFLSSSLILGASPGGSTPVTADSQPVAPASVPETASSETKVEAPTPTAVSTEPPAESTAESNVQDSEVYVVKSGQTLWEIAQDSGLSIQTLMNENQLSSSVLIEGQELVFGR, from the coding sequence ATGAAAAAACATAGCACTAAAAATTATCGTTTGTTATTGGTTTTTTCAGCATTATTGTTTAGTACAGCAATTTACTTCTTATCTAGTTCATTGATTTTAGGCGCCTCACCAGGAGGAAGTACGCCAGTTACTGCGGATAGTCAGCCTGTAGCGCCTGCTTCTGTTCCAGAAACAGCTTCATCAGAAACAAAAGTAGAAGCGCCGACGCCTACTGCCGTATCGACGGAACCTCCAGCAGAATCTACTGCTGAAAGTAACGTGCAGGATTCGGAAGTATATGTCGTCAAAAGTGGACAGACACTGTGGGAAATTGCTCAGGATTCAGGTTTATCAATCCAAACATTAATGAATGAAAATCAACTTAGCAGCAGCGTCCTGATTGAAGGACAGGAATTAGTATTCGGTAGATAA
- a CDS encoding YhgE/Pip domain-containing protein, whose translation MKHIKNTLKLFKLDWQRIFKNPIATLLIIALMIIPSLYAWFNIKALWDPYANTGELPIAVYSDDQAASFKDKKVNIGEEVLKNLHENKQLGWKFVDSKKELDKGVKSGKYYAGIYLPKDFSKDLLSFTTGEITKPKIEYSINEKINAIAPKIAEKGATSLQAQITDQFTETASNTLVRVFNEIGYDLDSNLVSITKVKDMILSTDTNIAEIDKYTQEVVALHGKMPELKTKLAKANEFVEYLPEVDALGAKLVDLNAKMPAIKEQAKVILTLQEKIPEIQNAGKQLAMIDEDFASVEQTMNEGIEEAKQGLIIIQGVQQALPDIQKLGDQADQLASATSDGASKLQEALPSITSSIKVTLDSVQTISSNVSAIAGQIEQLLSDNELTPEERAALKQLLAQFSDSLAKQQAAIDQLIVMLTNIQQSAGNQDLQPIIDNLTSVSTLIGGLKARVDSIDADAISAEELEAVLNEIRATADNISSLAGSIDVDGVTASVNDILTKLIDTIHTAQGLLSQAKQVDFAALLRSTEATVANAIGILEKYQAELPAIKQEVHDANVLLNGHMDTIVNGINKGADLYNNELPIIEDKLGLAAAFIQNDYPGIRDNITGTLKTVNDKMPDLEAALNKANDLVKNDWPNIKKGLHKAAEAIREGEKDVDLGEVIKLLKLDANAESDFFAKPVEISEKQIYPIANNGSASTPFYTALCLWVGAVLFSSVATTDFYLEEKDRGKYSKREQFSARMLTFIVMGLAQALIVTLGNYFLLGVDVRQPFYSVLFALLIALAFMMMVYVLVALFGNVGKGIAIIILVLSISGGGGNYPIQVSGKFFQFINPLLPFTHAVNLLRESAGGIYWPNAWKAILILVVITIVFCLAGILLYPHIEEKTKKLASVSHESHIFH comes from the coding sequence ATGAAACATATAAAAAACACATTGAAGTTATTCAAATTAGATTGGCAGCGCATTTTTAAAAATCCGATCGCAACATTATTGATTATTGCACTGATGATTATTCCATCTCTTTATGCATGGTTTAATATTAAAGCTTTATGGGATCCATATGCAAATACTGGAGAATTACCGATTGCTGTCTACAGTGATGATCAAGCTGCATCATTCAAGGATAAAAAAGTTAATATTGGTGAGGAAGTTTTAAAAAATCTTCATGAAAATAAGCAGCTTGGTTGGAAATTCGTTGATTCAAAAAAGGAATTGGATAAAGGGGTAAAATCTGGGAAATACTACGCAGGTATTTATTTGCCTAAAGACTTCTCAAAAGATTTGCTGAGTTTTACCACGGGAGAAATCACAAAGCCGAAAATAGAATATTCCATCAATGAAAAGATCAATGCGATCGCGCCAAAGATTGCGGAAAAAGGAGCTACCTCGCTACAGGCACAAATCACAGATCAGTTCACTGAAACAGCCAGTAACACCTTGGTTCGTGTTTTTAACGAAATCGGCTATGACCTAGATTCAAATCTAGTGAGTATTACGAAAGTAAAGGATATGATCCTTTCAACAGATACGAATATCGCTGAAATCGATAAATATACACAAGAAGTCGTTGCTTTACATGGGAAGATGCCTGAATTGAAAACAAAATTGGCAAAAGCCAATGAATTTGTCGAGTATTTGCCTGAAGTGGATGCATTAGGCGCTAAATTAGTTGATTTAAATGCTAAGATGCCAGCGATCAAAGAGCAGGCAAAAGTGATTTTGACTTTACAAGAAAAAATCCCGGAAATCCAAAATGCAGGAAAACAATTGGCAATGATCGATGAAGATTTTGCTTCTGTAGAACAAACCATGAATGAAGGGATCGAAGAAGCCAAACAAGGATTGATCATCATTCAAGGTGTGCAACAAGCATTACCAGATATTCAAAAATTAGGAGATCAAGCAGATCAGCTGGCAAGTGCTACAAGTGACGGTGCTTCCAAATTGCAAGAAGCTTTGCCAAGCATTACCAGCAGTATCAAAGTAACGCTGGATTCTGTTCAAACGATCAGCTCAAATGTTTCAGCGATCGCTGGACAAATCGAACAATTGTTATCAGATAATGAATTGACGCCGGAAGAGCGTGCAGCCTTGAAACAGTTACTGGCTCAGTTTTCAGATAGTCTAGCGAAACAACAAGCAGCGATCGATCAATTGATCGTGATGTTGACGAATATTCAACAATCCGCTGGAAATCAAGATCTACAACCGATCATCGATAATTTGACAAGTGTAAGTACATTGATCGGAGGACTGAAAGCACGTGTCGATAGCATTGATGCAGATGCTATTTCTGCTGAGGAATTAGAAGCTGTTTTAAATGAAATTAGAGCAACAGCAGATAATATTAGTAGTCTTGCCGGCAGTATCGATGTTGATGGTGTGACTGCTAGCGTCAACGATATTTTAACGAAATTGATCGATACGATCCATACTGCCCAAGGACTTTTATCCCAAGCCAAACAAGTTGATTTTGCAGCATTGTTGCGTTCAACAGAAGCAACGGTTGCTAATGCTATAGGAATTTTAGAAAAATATCAGGCAGAATTACCAGCTATCAAGCAAGAAGTTCATGATGCGAATGTTCTATTGAATGGACACATGGATACGATCGTCAACGGAATCAATAAAGGTGCTGACCTTTATAATAATGAATTGCCGATCATTGAAGACAAGCTTGGGCTAGCAGCGGCGTTTATCCAAAATGATTATCCAGGAATCAGAGACAATATCACTGGAACACTGAAAACAGTGAACGATAAAATGCCTGATTTAGAAGCTGCTTTAAATAAAGCGAATGATCTAGTTAAAAATGACTGGCCGAATATCAAAAAAGGCCTGCATAAAGCTGCTGAAGCGATCAGAGAAGGGGAAAAGGATGTTGACCTTGGAGAAGTGATCAAGCTGCTTAAACTGGATGCCAATGCTGAAAGTGACTTTTTCGCAAAACCAGTGGAAATCTCTGAAAAACAAATTTATCCAATTGCCAATAATGGTTCTGCGAGTACCCCATTTTATACAGCGTTATGTCTATGGGTTGGAGCGGTACTATTTTCAAGTGTCGCAACAACTGATTTCTATTTAGAGGAAAAAGATCGCGGCAAGTATTCAAAACGTGAACAATTTTCTGCAAGAATGCTGACATTTATCGTGATGGGCTTAGCTCAAGCGTTGATCGTAACATTAGGAAATTACTTCTTATTGGGTGTAGATGTAAGACAGCCGTTTTATAGTGTGCTCTTTGCATTACTGATCGCGCTGGCATTTATGATGATGGTATACGTATTAGTTGCCTTATTTGGTAATGTAGGGAAAGGGATTGCGATCATCATTCTTGTTCTCTCTATATCCGGCGGCGGCGGGAACTATCCGATCCAAGTTTCCGGGAAGTTCTTCCAATTTATCAATCCGCTCCTACCATTTACGCATGCGGTCAACCTATTGAGAGAATCAGCAGGGGGAATCTATTGGCCGAATGCTTGGAAAGCGATCCTGATTTTGGTCGTTATCACGATCGTGTTCTGTTTGGCAGGGATACTTTTATATCCACATATAGAAGAAAAAACCAAGAAATTGGCTAGTGTTTCCCATGAAAGTCATATTTTCCATTAA
- a CDS encoding helix-turn-helix domain-containing protein, with protein MLKRDFLEKPFDYMNDILLFLYNNQGIATKNELVSEFQISLPTLNEYLSFLQSFLEENKIDDQVEITLQGENISLKKQATFPLKKVVVLFLEKSIKFQMINRLFNKGELTCDYFQLNYAISSATYYRKITELNELLKEFRLQIKRGKLIGEEKQIRYFFFNFFWFLFEDKSSLEKETANQYLGFVDILKEALNLTFDPTEVLQIKLWMKISFRRLTTEYNPVISPNYDYPDRPLFEEINLSLHTYMKKIDRPYTIYEAYMFYDFFCSMNNFSPNSSFAFRLAEKQRRESSYLNYMNKVILKYLKQQGYLSSYASSARLLYIENLLFQLHSQLYYFDGFILPFDSWTIKSIVNAHRHPFSGNEVFELMDIATKKFDQDGEKGSYKNKFTEIHYTIILNHIAELNEEKIAIGVYHSLNPSIGELVIQHLTNVLGHKYPIKAEAFKEESHYDILLSNIYTEVIAEKQELVYIFSDIGNSYDMTEIEHLILQLIDTR; from the coding sequence ATGCTAAAACGAGATTTTTTAGAAAAGCCTTTTGATTATATGAATGATATATTATTATTTTTATATAACAATCAAGGTATTGCAACAAAAAATGAGCTAGTAAGTGAATTTCAAATTAGCTTACCAACATTAAATGAATATCTTTCTTTCCTGCAAAGTTTTCTCGAAGAGAATAAAATAGATGATCAAGTGGAAATTACCTTACAAGGGGAAAATATTTCTTTAAAAAAACAAGCTACTTTTCCATTAAAGAAAGTTGTTGTTCTTTTTTTAGAAAAATCTATTAAATTTCAAATGATCAATCGATTATTCAATAAAGGCGAGCTGACTTGTGACTATTTTCAGCTGAATTATGCGATTAGTTCCGCCACGTATTATCGGAAAATCACTGAGCTCAATGAGCTTTTAAAAGAATTCCGACTACAGATCAAGCGGGGAAAACTGATTGGGGAAGAAAAACAAATTCGCTATTTCTTCTTCAACTTCTTTTGGTTCCTTTTCGAGGATAAATCCAGTTTAGAAAAAGAAACAGCAAATCAGTATCTGGGCTTTGTGGATATTTTAAAAGAAGCCCTTAATTTGACGTTTGATCCAACTGAAGTACTGCAGATCAAGCTGTGGATGAAAATTTCTTTCCGCAGATTAACGACAGAATACAATCCGGTGATTAGTCCGAACTATGATTATCCAGATCGACCCCTATTTGAAGAAATCAACCTTTCCTTACATACATATATGAAAAAAATCGATCGTCCATATACTATCTATGAAGCATACATGTTTTATGACTTCTTTTGTTCTATGAATAACTTTTCTCCAAACTCGTCTTTTGCTTTTCGATTGGCAGAAAAACAACGTAGAGAAAGTTCTTACTTGAATTACATGAATAAGGTGATTTTAAAATATTTAAAGCAACAAGGGTATCTATCCAGCTATGCGTCATCTGCACGTTTGTTATATATTGAAAACTTGCTGTTTCAACTTCACTCACAACTTTATTATTTTGATGGTTTCATTTTACCGTTCGACAGTTGGACGATCAAATCGATCGTCAATGCTCATCGGCATCCATTTTCTGGCAATGAAGTCTTTGAATTGATGGATATCGCTACAAAGAAGTTCGATCAAGATGGTGAAAAAGGCAGTTATAAAAATAAATTTACTGAAATTCATTACACGATTATTTTGAATCATATCGCTGAATTGAATGAAGAAAAAATAGCAATTGGCGTATACCACTCATTGAATCCTTCTATTGGCGAATTGGTGATCCAGCACCTGACTAACGTCTTAGGTCACAAATATCCAATCAAAGCAGAGGCATTTAAAGAGGAAAGTCACTATGATATACTGCTTTCTAATATATATACCGAAGTAATCGCTGAAAAACAGGAACTTGTTTATATTTTTTCAGATATCGGCAATAGTTATGATATGACAGAAATTGAACATTTAATTCTTCAACTGATCGATACACGCTAA
- a CDS encoding cation diffusion facilitator family transporter → MINFLIERFEKKQQKKSDIRTAFGIFAGIMGLLSNLLLFVSKLLIGLVSGSVSIMADAMNNLSDTVSSVLTLVGFYISGKPADKEHPYGHERFEYISGMLVSLLITFVGFQFFMTSIDRIRDPQSIKVTPVILVVLLLSILIKVWQGIFYQRIAKKIDSNALVATAKDSLNDVFTTIAVLVSASVEGITGLKIDGFVGLLIACYIIFSGLQLIREFVNELMGLRPDQEAIDQMKEYLSSVTDIVGYHDLLIHQYGPNKTFASVHIEIDDRWDLPHAHEKIDEIEQKFRNQLGVDLVCHIDPVNLHDQRQQFVHLEIKKIIKSINSDLRAHDIRLIEHGDRPRILFDLVVPSHFKATDQELKIRIQEQVYRNIGEYPVEVTFDHIYLL, encoded by the coding sequence ATGATAAATTTTTTAATTGAGCGCTTTGAAAAGAAACAACAGAAAAAATCAGATATCAGAACTGCTTTTGGTATTTTTGCAGGTATCATGGGCTTACTATCAAACTTGCTGCTTTTTGTGAGTAAATTGTTGATTGGCTTGGTTTCAGGTAGTGTATCGATCATGGCAGATGCTATGAACAACTTATCCGATACAGTTTCTTCTGTGCTAACACTCGTTGGTTTTTATATTTCAGGAAAGCCCGCAGATAAGGAGCATCCTTATGGACATGAGCGTTTTGAGTATATCAGTGGTATGTTGGTTTCATTATTGATCACTTTCGTTGGGTTTCAATTTTTCATGACATCGATCGACCGAATCAGAGACCCACAGAGTATCAAAGTCACTCCAGTGATTTTAGTAGTTCTCTTGCTATCGATCCTTATTAAAGTTTGGCAGGGAATTTTTTATCAGAGAATCGCAAAAAAAATCGATTCGAATGCATTAGTTGCGACTGCAAAAGATAGTTTGAATGATGTCTTTACGACGATTGCGGTGTTAGTATCTGCGTCAGTTGAGGGAATCACAGGACTAAAAATCGATGGATTCGTAGGTCTGTTGATTGCTTGTTATATCATTTTCAGTGGCTTACAGTTGATTCGAGAGTTTGTTAATGAGTTGATGGGTTTAAGACCAGATCAAGAAGCGATCGACCAAATGAAAGAATACTTGTCTTCTGTGACCGACATCGTAGGCTATCATGATTTGTTGATCCATCAGTACGGGCCAAATAAAACATTTGCTTCTGTACATATTGAAATCGACGATCGCTGGGATTTGCCTCATGCTCACGAAAAAATCGATGAAATTGAACAAAAATTTAGAAATCAGCTGGGAGTTGATCTAGTTTGTCATATTGATCCTGTGAATTTACATGATCAAAGACAACAGTTTGTCCATCTGGAAATAAAAAAAATCATCAAGTCGATCAATAGTGACTTGAGGGCTCATGATATTCGTTTGATCGAGCATGGAGATAGACCGCGTATTTTATTTGATCTAGTTGTTCCCAGCCACTTTAAAGCAACTGACCAAGAATTGAAAATCAGGATTCAAGAGCAGGTGTATCGTAACATTGGAGAATATCCTGTAGAAGTGACTTTCGACCATATATATTTACTTTAA